Proteins from one Romboutsia sp. CE17 genomic window:
- a CDS encoding PIN/TRAM domain-containing protein has protein sequence MIRKIIRALIGIAGFVLGFTTYLALMKDFEVLAFGSDIRGFIISIGLGIVLAFVFYKLEPWVVNKTKELVKAVDTEMAKYPQTDILLGAIGLIVGLVIAYLISGLISMIVRIPLISGILSLITYIFMGYFGIRFSLKSRDDLFNINKLSRLSTSIKEKGSKKDVNKGIPVKVLDTSVIIDGRISDICKTGFIEGKLIIPKFVLNELQHIADSSDDLKRVRGRRGLDILNIIQKELDIEVEISETDFEDIPEVDSKLLKLAQVLNGKVVTNDYNLNKVAQFQGVEVLNINELANAIKPVAIPGEEMIAQVVKEGKEANQGIAYLDDGTMIVVDGGRKHIGETIRVLVTSVLQTPAGRMIFGKPKN, from the coding sequence TTGATACGAAAAATAATAAGAGCATTAATAGGAATTGCTGGTTTTGTATTAGGATTTACTACGTACTTAGCATTAATGAAGGACTTTGAAGTATTAGCATTTGGTAGTGATATACGTGGTTTTATAATATCAATAGGATTAGGTATAGTACTAGCATTTGTATTTTATAAATTAGAGCCATGGGTTGTAAATAAAACAAAAGAATTAGTTAAAGCAGTGGATACAGAGATGGCAAAATATCCACAAACAGATATATTATTAGGTGCAATCGGACTTATAGTAGGATTAGTAATAGCATACTTAATAAGTGGACTTATAAGCATGATAGTTAGAATACCGCTAATAAGTGGAATACTGTCATTAATTACATATATATTTATGGGATATTTCGGAATAAGATTTTCTCTTAAAAGTAGAGATGACCTATTTAATATAAATAAATTAAGTAGACTATCAACAAGCATAAAAGAAAAAGGTAGTAAAAAAGATGTTAATAAAGGGATACCTGTAAAAGTCTTAGATACAAGTGTTATAATAGATGGAAGAATTTCTGATATTTGTAAAACTGGATTTATAGAAGGAAAACTTATAATACCTAAATTTGTATTAAATGAGCTTCAACATATAGCGGATTCTTCAGATGATTTAAAAAGAGTTAGAGGAAGAAGGGGTCTTGATATATTAAATATAATCCAAAAAGAGTTAGACATAGAGGTTGAAATTAGTGAAACAGACTTTGAAGATATTCCAGAAGTTGATAGTAAATTATTAAAATTAGCGCAAGTTCTAAATGGTAAAGTGGTTACTAATGATTATAATTTAAATAAGGTTGCACAGTTCCAAGGTGTAGAAGTATTAAATATAAATGAATTAGCTAATGCTATAAAACCAGTCGCAATACCAGGGGAAGAAATGATTGCGCAGGTTGTAAAAGAAGGAAAAGAAGCTAATCAAGGTATAGCATACTTAGATGATGGAACTATGATAGTTGTTGATGGTGGTAGAAAGCATATTGGTGAAACTATAAGAGTACTAGTTACATCTGTACTTCAGACACCAGCAGGTAGAATGATATTTGGAAAACCTAAAAATTAA
- the ispF gene encoding 2-C-methyl-D-erythritol 2,4-cyclodiphosphate synthase: MRIGIGYDVHKLVEGRDLIIGGVNVPHEKGLLGHSDADVLTHAVMDSILGALALGDIGKHFPDTAPEYKGADSIKLLEYVNNLIKEKGYKVNNIDCTIIAQSPKMAPYIKNMRENFALALDTDIENINVKATTEEGLGFTGSKEGISAQSVCTIVKVDK; this comes from the coding sequence ATGAGAATAGGTATAGGATACGATGTTCATAAATTAGTAGAAGGAAGAGATCTAATAATAGGCGGAGTTAATGTTCCACATGAAAAAGGGTTATTAGGACATTCAGATGCAGATGTATTAACTCATGCAGTAATGGATTCTATATTAGGAGCACTAGCATTAGGTGATATTGGTAAGCATTTCCCTGATACAGCCCCAGAATATAAAGGTGCAGATAGCATAAAATTATTAGAATATGTAAATAATCTAATAAAAGAAAAGGGTTATAAAGTAAATAATATAGATTGTACAATAATAGCCCAAAGTCCTAAAATGGCACCTTATATAAAAAACATGAGAGAAAATTTTGCTTTAGCTTTAGATACAGATATAGAAAATATAAATGTAAAAGCAACAACAGAAGAAGGGTTAGGATTCACAGGTTCTAAAGAAGGTATATCAGCTCAAAGTGTATGTACAATTGTTAAAGTTGACAAGTAA
- a CDS encoding Mini-ribonuclease 3, which translates to MDKSELLTISPLVLAYLGDTVYESYVREYLIRKNINKKVNDLHKSAIKYVNAKAQATIIHEIENELTEDEERIYKRGRNQKSHTSPKNADIIDYKHATGFEALIGYLYLNEESDRLKYIISKGLEIIELSMKQ; encoded by the coding sequence ATGGATAAATCAGAATTACTTACAATATCACCTCTAGTATTAGCTTACTTAGGTGATACAGTTTATGAGTCTTATGTAAGAGAGTATTTAATCAGAAAAAATATTAATAAAAAGGTTAATGATCTTCATAAGTCTGCTATAAAATATGTTAATGCAAAAGCTCAAGCAACTATAATACATGAGATTGAAAATGAGCTGACAGAAGATGAAGAAAGAATCTACAAGAGAGGTAGGAATCAAAAATCTCATACATCTCCTAAAAATGCAGATATTATAGATTATAAACATGCAACAGGATTCGAAGCATTAATAGGATATTTATATTTAAATGAAGAAAGTGATAGATTAAAGTATATAATATCTAAAGGCTTAGAGATTATAGAACTAAGTATGAAACAATAA
- a CDS encoding NYN domain-containing protein has protein sequence MNSYLIVDGYNIINAWDDLKEIAKYSLEDSREKLIHCIIDYAEFTGKKAIIVFDAYNIKNSKEKIEERKHITIVYTKELQTADSYIEKFISSLSKYDEVKVVTNDYAEQQIVLGKGASRVSARELKLDIETAKERIREKTNIQHKKIQRNFLEDRLDEETLSKLENIRRKR, from the coding sequence ATGAATTCTTATCTAATTGTAGATGGTTACAATATTATAAATGCATGGGATGATTTAAAAGAGATTGCAAAGTATAGCTTAGAAGACTCAAGAGAAAAATTAATACATTGCATAATAGATTATGCTGAATTTACAGGGAAAAAAGCGATCATAGTGTTTGATGCTTATAATATAAAAAACTCTAAAGAAAAAATAGAAGAAAGAAAACATATAACTATAGTCTATACTAAGGAGCTTCAGACAGCAGATAGTTATATAGAAAAATTTATAAGCTCATTATCAAAGTATGATGAAGTAAAAGTAGTTACAAATGACTACGCAGAACAACAAATAGTTTTGGGAAAAGGTGCTAGCAGAGTATCTGCTAGAGAACTAAAACTAGATATAGAAACTGCTAAAGAGAGAATTAGAGAAAAGACTAATATACAACACAAAAAGATACAGCGAAATTTCTTAGAAGATAGGTTAGATGAAGAAACATTGTCGAAACTTGAGAACATTCGTAGAAAGCGTTGA
- the ispD gene encoding 2-C-methyl-D-erythritol 4-phosphate cytidylyltransferase, with translation MNSVIIVAAGSGKRMNMGINKQFIKLNKKEIIAHTIEAFYKNKNIDEIIVCIKKEEEELFKKEIIDKNKFKNIKIAYGGKERQDSIYNGLRKLSNECNIVLIHDGARPFVDDRIINESISTAMEKKAVVVGTPVKDTIKIVNDGNIEGTPSRATLWSAQTPQTFEYNLIIRAYDEAYKNNYYGTDDSMLVENIGQKVTMIMGSYDNIKITSPEDIGIGEQILNSKKNR, from the coding sequence ATGAATAGTGTTATAATTGTAGCTGCTGGTAGTGGAAAAAGAATGAATATGGGCATAAATAAACAGTTTATAAAGTTAAATAAAAAAGAAATAATAGCTCATACAATAGAGGCTTTCTATAAAAATAAAAATATAGATGAGATAATCGTTTGTATAAAAAAAGAAGAGGAAGAATTATTCAAAAAAGAAATTATAGACAAAAATAAATTTAAAAATATAAAGATAGCCTATGGTGGAAAAGAAAGGCAAGATTCTATATATAATGGATTAAGAAAATTAAGTAATGAGTGTAATATAGTGTTAATACATGATGGTGCAAGGCCATTTGTAGATGATAGAATTATAAATGAGTCAATATCCACTGCAATGGAAAAAAAAGCTGTTGTTGTAGGGACTCCAGTAAAAGATACTATTAAGATTGTAAATGATGGTAATATAGAAGGAACACCTAGTAGAGCGACTTTATGGTCAGCTCAAACACCTCAAACATTTGAATATAATTTGATAATTAGGGCATATGATGAAGCATATAAAAATAATTACTATGGAACAGATGATTCTATGTTAGTTGAAAATATAGGCCAAAAGGTGACTATGATAATGGGCTCTTATGACAATATAAAGATTACAAGTCCAGAAGATATTGGAATTGGGGAACAAATATTAAATTCAAAAAAGAATAGATAG
- the rlmB gene encoding 23S rRNA (guanosine(2251)-2'-O)-methyltransferase RlmB, translating into MANIEGRNPVIEAIKSEREIDKIMISNSAKEGSIKKIIGMAKEKNIVIQYVDKNKLDEISTSHAHQGVIAQVSEYKYYELDELIESAKEKSEHPFFIILDEITDPHNLGTIIRTADAVGAHGVIIPKRRSVHITPTVAKASAGAVEYVPVCKVTNIVNTIKKLKEEGLWIAAADMDGQPFYEQNLTGPIGLVIGSEGFGISRLVKQNCDFTVKMPMVGNVTSLNASVAGGILLYEIFRQRTGKK; encoded by the coding sequence TTGGCAAACATAGAAGGAAGAAATCCTGTAATAGAAGCAATAAAAAGTGAGAGAGAAATAGATAAAATAATGATATCTAACTCAGCTAAAGAAGGATCTATAAAAAAGATTATCGGTATGGCTAAGGAAAAGAATATAGTAATACAATATGTAGACAAAAACAAATTAGATGAAATAAGCACTAGTCATGCACATCAAGGTGTTATAGCTCAGGTTAGTGAGTACAAGTACTATGAATTAGATGAACTAATAGAATCTGCAAAAGAAAAATCAGAACATCCATTTTTTATAATACTAGATGAAATAACAGATCCACACAATCTTGGAACGATAATAAGAACTGCTGATGCAGTTGGAGCACATGGTGTAATAATACCAAAAAGAAGAAGTGTACATATAACACCAACTGTTGCTAAAGCATCAGCTGGAGCAGTGGAGTATGTACCAGTGTGTAAAGTAACCAATATAGTAAACACAATTAAAAAGCTAAAAGAAGAAGGTCTTTGGATAGCGGCAGCAGATATGGATGGACAACCATTTTATGAGCAAAACCTTACAGGTCCAATAGGTTTAGTTATAGGTAGTGAAGGCTTTGGAATATCAAGACTAGTAAAACAAAATTGCGATTTTACAGTTAAGATGCCAATGGTAGGTAATGTTACATCTTTAAATGCGTCTGTTGCAGGAGGGATACTTCTATACGAAATATTTAGACAAAGAACAGGCAAAAAATAA
- a CDS encoding proline--tRNA ligase, which translates to MRMSKMLMPTLKEVPSDAEITSHQLMLRAGMIRKMASGVYNQLPMGIRVFNKIQNIIREEMNKKGAQEILCSGLIPSELWKESGRWDVMGPEMFRLKDRNERSYCMGPTHEEVFTDIIRQEVTSYKQLPLNLYQIQVKYRDERRPRFGVMRTKTFTMKDAYSFDVDQEGLDKSYQDMFEAYTNIFARCELENSPVQADSGAMGGSASAEFMVKSEVGEDEIVFCSGCDYAANIEKATSVNHEPVAEEMKEMKEVHTPGVHTIEELVEFFKEDAGKFAKTLIYYADGKTVAVVVRGDRDVNETKVANAIGGAVEFELASESTIKEVTGAEVGFAGPIGIKTDYVLIDQEVVDQRNVVIGANKTEYHIENANYGRDFDGTVGDFRNVNEGDKCTKCGSALEVARGVEVGHIFKLGTKYSESMGATFLDKNGKSQPIVMGCYGIGVERTAAAVIEQHHDENGIIWPLAIAPYHVVVVPVNIKKDEHRENAEKIYEELKAMGVEVLLDDRDERAGVKFKDSELIGIPIRITVGKDIVDGKVEFKLRNSQDKEVIGLDEIKSKVEAEFIKNNVKLG; encoded by the coding sequence ATGAGAATGTCAAAAATGTTAATGCCAACATTAAAAGAAGTTCCATCTGATGCAGAAATAACAAGTCATCAATTAATGCTAAGAGCAGGGATGATAAGAAAGATGGCTTCAGGAGTATACAACCAATTACCTATGGGTATAAGAGTTTTCAATAAAATACAAAATATAATAAGAGAAGAAATGAATAAAAAAGGTGCTCAAGAAATACTATGTTCAGGGCTTATTCCATCTGAGTTATGGAAAGAGTCTGGAAGATGGGATGTAATGGGACCTGAAATGTTTAGATTAAAGGATAGAAATGAAAGAAGTTACTGCATGGGGCCAACTCATGAAGAAGTTTTCACTGATATAATAAGACAAGAAGTTACTTCTTATAAGCAACTTCCATTAAACTTATATCAAATACAAGTAAAATACAGAGATGAAAGAAGACCAAGATTTGGTGTAATGAGAACGAAGACTTTCACAATGAAGGATGCTTACAGCTTCGATGTTGATCAAGAAGGATTAGATAAATCATACCAAGATATGTTTGAAGCATATACAAATATATTTGCTAGATGCGAATTAGAAAACAGCCCAGTTCAAGCTGATTCAGGAGCTATGGGTGGTTCAGCTTCTGCAGAATTTATGGTTAAATCAGAAGTTGGAGAAGATGAAATAGTATTCTGTAGTGGTTGCGATTATGCAGCTAATATAGAAAAAGCTACTTCAGTAAATCATGAGCCGGTAGCAGAAGAAATGAAAGAAATGAAGGAAGTACACACTCCAGGGGTACACACTATAGAAGAATTAGTAGAGTTCTTTAAAGAAGATGCAGGAAAGTTTGCAAAAACTTTAATATACTACGCTGATGGAAAAACTGTAGCAGTAGTAGTAAGAGGAGATAGAGATGTTAACGAAACTAAGGTTGCTAATGCTATAGGTGGAGCTGTAGAATTTGAACTAGCTAGTGAATCAACTATAAAGGAAGTAACAGGTGCTGAAGTTGGATTTGCTGGACCAATAGGAATAAAAACTGATTATGTACTAATAGACCAAGAAGTAGTAGATCAAAGAAATGTAGTAATTGGTGCTAATAAAACTGAATATCACATAGAAAATGCTAACTACGGCAGAGATTTTGATGGTACAGTTGGAGACTTCAGAAATGTTAATGAAGGAGATAAATGTACTAAGTGTGGAAGTGCTTTAGAAGTAGCTAGAGGTGTAGAGGTTGGACATATATTCAAGCTAGGAACTAAGTATTCAGAATCTATGGGAGCTACTTTCTTAGATAAGAATGGAAAATCTCAACCAATAGTAATGGGATGTTATGGAATAGGTGTAGAAAGAACTGCAGCTGCAGTTATAGAACAACATCACGATGAAAATGGTATAATATGGCCTTTAGCAATAGCTCCATATCATGTAGTGGTAGTACCTGTAAATATCAAGAAAGATGAGCACAGAGAAAATGCTGAAAAAATATATGAAGAACTAAAAGCTATGGGTGTAGAAGTACTATTAGATGATAGAGATGAAAGAGCTGGAGTTAAATTTAAGGATTCTGAACTAATAGGTATACCAATAAGAATTACTGTTGGTAAAGATATAGTAGATGGAAAAGTTGAATTTAAATTAAGAAATAGCCAAGATAAAGAAGTTATAGGCTTAGATGAAATAAAATCTAAAGTAGAAGCTGAATTTATAAAAAACAATGTTAAATTAGGATAA
- the sigH gene encoding RNA polymerase sporulation sigma factor SigH, whose translation MSVANDKGYEFLDNTQQDEYNIVLKASNGDKIALEYIITKYRNFVKAKAKSYFLVGADKEDIIQEGMIGLYKAVRDFDGSKTNSFKCFAEICITRQIITAIKTATRQKHIPLNSYVSLNKPIYDEESDRTLLDIITTSIITDPEELIISKEELKRIQSKMDELLSDLELEVLELYLNGKSYQYIANRLNRDVKSIDNALQRVKRKLEKHLENRND comes from the coding sequence ATGTCGGTAGCTAATGATAAGGGGTATGAATTTTTAGATAATACTCAACAAGATGAGTATAACATAGTATTAAAAGCTAGCAATGGGGATAAAATAGCTTTAGAGTATATTATTACAAAGTATAGGAATTTTGTAAAAGCGAAAGCTAAATCATATTTTTTAGTAGGCGCAGATAAAGAAGATATAATACAAGAAGGTATGATAGGTCTTTACAAAGCAGTTAGGGATTTTGATGGAAGCAAAACGAATTCATTTAAGTGTTTTGCAGAGATATGTATAACAAGACAAATAATAACTGCTATAAAAACAGCTACAAGACAAAAACATATACCATTAAACTCTTATGTATCTTTAAATAAACCTATATATGATGAAGAATCAGACAGGACTCTTTTGGATATTATAACTACTAGTATAATTACAGATCCAGAAGAGCTTATAATAAGCAAAGAAGAGTTAAAAAGAATTCAATCAAAGATGGATGAGCTACTAAGTGATTTGGAATTGGAAGTATTAGAACTATATCTAAATGGCAAGTCATATCAGTACATAGCTAATAGACTAAATAGGGATGTTAAATCAATAGATAACGCTCTTCAAAGGGTTAAGAGAAAATTGGAAAAACATCTTGAAAACAGAAATGATTAA
- the tuf gene encoding elongation factor Tu produces the protein MAKAKFERSKPHVNIGTIGHVDHGKTTLTAAITKTLHERYQLGEAVDFANIDKAPEERERGITISTAHVEYETPNRHYAHVDCPGHADYVKNMITGAAQMDGAILVCSATDGPMPQTREHILLSRQVGVPYIVVFLNKCDMVDDEELLELVEMEIRDLLNEYEFPGDDTPIMRGSALMALEDPTSVWGDKIVELFEIIDEYIPAPERDVDKDFLMPVEDVFSITGRGTVATGRVERGILKVQDEVEVVGLSEEPRKVVVTGVEMFRKLLDQAEAGDNIGALLRGVQRTEIERGQVLAKPGTVKAHTKFKAEIYVLKKEEGGRHTPFFDGYRPQFYFRTTDVTGACKLPEGIEMVMPGDNVTIEVELINSICVEEGLRFAIREGGRTVASGVVASIIE, from the coding sequence ATGGCTAAAGCTAAATTTGAAAGAAGTAAACCACATGTTAATATAGGAACAATAGGTCACGTTGACCACGGTAAAACTACATTAACAGCTGCTATAACAAAAACTTTACATGAAAGATATCAATTAGGAGAAGCTGTAGACTTTGCTAACATAGATAAAGCTCCAGAAGAAAGAGAAAGAGGTATCACAATATCAACTGCTCACGTTGAGTATGAAACTCCAAACAGACACTACGCTCACGTTGACTGTCCAGGACATGCTGACTACGTTAAGAACATGATAACAGGTGCTGCTCAAATGGACGGTGCTATATTAGTTTGTTCAGCAACTGATGGACCAATGCCTCAAACAAGAGAGCATATACTATTATCAAGACAAGTTGGTGTACCATACATAGTAGTATTCTTAAACAAGTGTGATATGGTAGACGATGAAGAATTATTAGAGTTAGTTGAAATGGAAATAAGAGACTTATTAAATGAGTACGAATTCCCAGGAGATGACACTCCAATAATGAGAGGATCAGCTTTAATGGCTTTAGAAGATCCAACTTCAGTTTGGGGAGATAAGATAGTAGAATTATTCGAAATAATAGACGAATATATACCAGCTCCAGAAAGAGATGTAGACAAAGACTTCTTAATGCCAGTAGAAGACGTATTCTCTATAACAGGTAGAGGAACAGTTGCTACAGGTAGAGTTGAAAGAGGTATATTAAAAGTTCAAGACGAAGTTGAAGTTGTAGGACTTTCAGAAGAACCAAGAAAGGTAGTAGTTACTGGAGTAGAAATGTTCAGAAAATTACTAGATCAAGCAGAAGCTGGAGATAACATAGGAGCATTATTAAGAGGTGTTCAAAGAACTGAAATAGAAAGAGGACAAGTATTAGCTAAGCCAGGAACAGTTAAAGCTCACACTAAATTCAAGGCTGAGATATACGTTCTTAAAAAAGAAGAAGGTGGAAGACATACTCCATTCTTCGATGGATACAGACCACAATTCTACTTCAGAACAACTGACGTAACAGGAGCTTGTAAATTACCAGAAGGAATAGAAATGGTAATGCCAGGAGATAACGTAACTATAGAGGTTGAATTAATAAACTCTATATGTGTTGAAGAAGGATTAAGATTCGCAATAAGAGAAGGTGGAAGAACAGTAGCATCAGGTGTTGTTGCTTCTATAATAGAATAA
- the gltX gene encoding glutamate--tRNA ligase: MSVRVRFAPSPTGFVHIGSLRTALYNYLFAKKMGGEYILRVEDTDQTRLVEGAIENMLNAMSWGGVNHSEGVMLDENGNIVQKGEYGPYIQSERLDIYKEYIQQLLDSGKAYYCFCTKERLDEVREKQKEAGETPRYDGHCRDLSKEEVEAKIAAGEPYVIRLRLPEDHVIKFTDLVRGETEFNTNDLDDQVLIKTDGFPTYHFAVVVDDHLMKITHVIRGEEWVSSTPKHVYLYEAFGWEAPTFVHLPNILNKEKKKLSKRHGDVAVEDFKKKGYLPEGLINYVALVGWSPEDNQELFTMEELEKAFSVERVSKSGGVFDTEKLNWVNQHYIKDADDSYLTDLAIPFLVEAGFVTEEESKEKYDFLKGMVSVLKEKLQYVKEITEHASIFFGDKVNLETEECAEFLKLDHIPTLVNALEEKINKAEVLDEAFVKSMFKEIQKEHGIKGKNLFMGSRVSLTGQMHGPDLPKTMEVLGKETCLNRLSYVKNNIL; encoded by the coding sequence ATGAGCGTAAGAGTAAGATTTGCTCCAAGTCCAACTGGATTTGTACACATAGGTAGTTTAAGAACTGCTTTATACAACTACTTATTTGCAAAAAAAATGGGCGGAGAATACATATTAAGAGTAGAAGATACAGACCAAACTAGATTAGTTGAAGGTGCTATAGAAAACATGCTTAATGCTATGAGCTGGGGTGGAGTTAACCACAGTGAAGGTGTTATGTTAGATGAAAATGGAAACATAGTTCAAAAAGGTGAATATGGACCATATATACAATCAGAAAGACTAGATATATACAAAGAGTATATACAACAATTATTAGACAGTGGTAAAGCGTATTACTGCTTCTGTACTAAAGAAAGATTAGATGAAGTAAGAGAAAAGCAAAAAGAAGCTGGAGAAACTCCAAGATATGATGGTCATTGTAGAGACTTATCTAAAGAAGAAGTTGAAGCTAAAATAGCTGCTGGTGAACCTTATGTAATAAGATTAAGATTACCAGAAGATCATGTAATAAAATTCACTGATTTAGTTAGAGGTGAAACTGAGTTCAATACTAATGATTTAGATGATCAAGTATTAATAAAAACTGATGGATTCCCAACATATCACTTTGCAGTTGTAGTTGATGACCATTTAATGAAAATAACTCATGTAATAAGAGGTGAAGAGTGGGTTTCTTCAACTCCAAAGCATGTTTATCTATACGAAGCATTTGGATGGGAAGCTCCAACATTTGTACATTTACCAAATATACTTAACAAAGAAAAGAAAAAGTTAAGTAAGAGACATGGTGATGTTGCTGTTGAAGATTTCAAGAAGAAGGGATACTTACCAGAAGGTTTAATCAACTACGTTGCATTAGTTGGATGGTCTCCAGAAGATAACCAAGAGTTATTTACAATGGAAGAATTAGAAAAAGCATTCTCTGTGGAAAGAGTATCTAAGAGTGGTGGAGTATTTGACACTGAAAAATTAAACTGGGTTAACCAACATTATATAAAAGATGCAGATGATTCTTACTTAACAGACTTAGCTATACCTTTCTTAGTAGAAGCTGGATTTGTGACAGAAGAAGAATCAAAAGAAAAATATGATTTCTTAAAAGGAATGGTATCAGTTCTTAAAGAAAAATTACAATATGTAAAAGAAATAACTGAGCATGCATCTATATTCTTTGGAGATAAAGTTAACCTAGAAACTGAAGAATGTGCTGAATTCTTAAAATTAGACCATATACCAACGCTAGTAAATGCTTTAGAAGAAAAGATAAATAAAGCAGAAGTTTTAGATGAGGCATTTGTAAAATCAATGTTTAAAGAAATACAAAAAGAACATGGAATAAAAGGTAAAAACTTATTTATGGGATCAAGAGTAAGTTTAACTGGTCAAATGCATGGACCAGATTTACCAAAAACTATGGAAGTTTTAGGAAAAGAAACTTGTTTAAATAGATTATCTTATGTAAAAAATAATATATTATAG
- the cysS gene encoding cysteine--tRNA ligase has translation MKLYNTMTRQKEEFIPLEEGKVRMYVCGPTVYNYIHIGNARPFIIFDALRRYLEYRGYDVTYVQNFTDVDDKIIKRGHEEGISPEEVASKYINEYFVDSDGLGIKRASVHPRVTDNIEQIIKFVKELEDKGYAYEVNGDVYFDTKKFEDYGKLSGQKQDELEAGARIEVNDQKKHPMDFVLWKAKKEGEPGWSSPWGEGRPGWHIECSVMSNRYLGETIDIHAGGQDLTFPHHENEIAQSEARNGKTFANYWMHNGYININNEKMSKSKGNFFTVRDISKLYDLEIVRFFMLSAHYRNPVNFSDEMLNQAKAGLERLYNTKEKLEFVISNLKESSITEEEFKLVAELDGYRNKFIVSMDDDINTADAISAIFELAKFINSNVNENSSLDFAKKCLDEFNELTSVLNIVNKQKDDILDEEIESLIQKRTEAKKNKQYQLADEIRQELLDKGIVLEDTRQGVKWKRV, from the coding sequence GTGAAATTATATAATACAATGACTAGACAAAAAGAAGAGTTTATTCCATTAGAGGAAGGAAAGGTAAGAATGTATGTATGTGGTCCTACGGTTTATAACTACATACATATAGGAAATGCTAGACCTTTTATTATATTTGATGCATTAAGAAGATACTTAGAATATAGGGGATATGATGTAACTTATGTTCAAAACTTTACTGATGTAGATGATAAAATCATAAAAAGAGGGCATGAAGAGGGAATATCACCAGAAGAAGTTGCATCTAAATATATAAACGAATACTTTGTAGATTCTGATGGATTAGGTATAAAGAGAGCAAGTGTTCATCCTCGTGTTACAGATAATATAGAGCAAATAATAAAGTTTGTAAAAGAATTAGAGGATAAAGGATATGCATACGAAGTAAACGGAGATGTTTATTTTGACACTAAAAAGTTTGAAGACTACGGAAAGCTTTCTGGACAAAAACAAGATGAACTAGAAGCGGGTGCAAGAATAGAAGTAAATGATCAAAAGAAACATCCAATGGACTTTGTTCTTTGGAAAGCAAAGAAAGAAGGAGAACCTGGATGGTCAAGTCCATGGGGTGAAGGTAGACCAGGTTGGCATATAGAATGTTCAGTTATGTCTAACAGATACTTAGGAGAAACTATAGATATACATGCTGGAGGACAAGATTTAACTTTCCCACATCATGAAAATGAAATAGCACAAAGTGAAGCTAGAAATGGAAAAACTTTTGCTAATTACTGGATGCACAATGGATATATAAATATAAACAATGAAAAAATGAGCAAATCAAAAGGTAATTTCTTTACAGTTAGAGATATTTCTAAATTATATGACTTAGAAATAGTTAGATTCTTTATGTTATCAGCTCATTATAGAAATCCAGTTAATTTTAGTGATGAAATGCTAAATCAAGCTAAAGCTGGATTAGAAAGGTTATACAACACTAAAGAAAAATTAGAATTCGTTATAAGTAATTTAAAAGAATCTAGTATTACAGAAGAAGAATTTAAATTAGTAGCTGAATTAGATGGATATAGAAATAAGTTTATAGTATCTATGGATGATGATATTAATACAGCTGACGCTATAAGTGCTATATTTGAATTAGCTAAATTTATAAATTCTAACGTTAATGAAAATTCTTCATTAGATTTTGCAAAGAAATGTTTAGATGAATTTAATGAATTAACTTCAGTATTAAATATAGTAAATAAGCAAAAAGATGATATACTAGATGAAGAAATAGAAAGCTTAATACAAAAAAGAACAGAAGCTAAAAAGAACAAACAATATCAGTTAGCAGATGAAATAAGACAAGAATTATTGGATAAAGGAATTGTCTTAGAAGATACAAGACAAGGTGTTAAGTGGAAAAGGGTATAA
- the rpmG gene encoding 50S ribosomal protein L33 has protein sequence MRVKVTLACTECKQRNYNTTKNKKNNPDRIELQKYCRFCKKHTTHKETK, from the coding sequence ATGAGAGTAAAAGTAACTTTAGCATGTACTGAATGTAAGCAAAGAAACTATAACACTACAAAAAATAAGAAAAACAATCCAGACAGAATAGAATTACAAAAATATTGTAGATTCTGTAAGAAACACACTACTCATAAAGAAACAAAATAG